Proteins from a genomic interval of Bradyrhizobium sp. CCBAU 53340:
- a CDS encoding microcin C ABC transporter permease YejB, translating into MSAYIARRLLLMIPTLLGILFVSFVVVQFAPGGPVERVIAQLSGADTGGTSRISGGSDFAQRAPGQLGAGAEAINSKYRGAQGLDPDFIKKLEVQFGFDKPAPERFALMVWNFARFDFGKSYFRDVSVLQLMKEKLPVSISLGLWLTLLTYLISIPLGIRKAVKDGTRFDIWTSAVIIVGYAIPGFLFAILLIILFAGGSFLNWFPLRGLTSDGWSQFPWYWKIIDYFWHITLPLLSMALGAFATMTLLTKNSFLDEIRKQYVMTARAKGCSERQVLYGHVFRNAMLIVVAGFPGAFVHAFISGSLLIETIFSLDGLGLLGFESVLNRDYPVVFGTLYIYALIGLVMNLISDLTYMWIDPRIDFAAREV; encoded by the coding sequence ATGAGCGCCTATATCGCCCGCCGCCTCCTCCTGATGATTCCGACGCTGCTCGGAATTCTCTTCGTATCCTTCGTCGTCGTGCAATTCGCGCCGGGCGGCCCGGTCGAGCGCGTCATCGCTCAGCTTTCGGGGGCCGACACCGGTGGCACCTCGCGCATTTCGGGCGGCAGCGATTTTGCGCAGCGCGCGCCGGGGCAGTTGGGGGCCGGCGCAGAAGCCATCAATTCGAAATATCGCGGCGCGCAGGGCCTCGACCCCGATTTCATCAAGAAGCTGGAGGTGCAGTTCGGTTTCGACAAGCCGGCCCCGGAACGCTTCGCCTTGATGGTGTGGAATTTCGCCCGTTTCGATTTCGGCAAGAGCTATTTCCGCGATGTCAGCGTGCTCCAGTTGATGAAGGAGAAGCTGCCGGTCTCGATCTCGCTCGGGCTGTGGCTGACCCTGCTCACCTATCTGATCTCGATCCCGCTCGGCATCCGCAAGGCGGTCAAGGACGGCACGCGCTTCGATATCTGGACGTCGGCGGTCATCATCGTCGGCTACGCGATCCCGGGCTTTCTGTTCGCCATCCTCCTCATCATCCTGTTCGCCGGCGGTTCCTTCCTCAACTGGTTTCCGCTGCGCGGCCTGACCTCGGACGGCTGGTCGCAATTTCCCTGGTACTGGAAGATCATCGACTATTTCTGGCACATCACGCTGCCGCTGTTGTCGATGGCGCTGGGCGCCTTCGCGACCATGACGCTGCTGACCAAGAATTCGTTCCTGGACGAGATCCGCAAGCAATACGTCATGACCGCGCGCGCCAAGGGGTGCAGCGAAAGGCAGGTGCTGTACGGCCACGTGTTCCGTAACGCGATGCTGATCGTGGTGGCCGGTTTCCCCGGCGCCTTCGTTCATGCCTTCATCTCCGGCTCGCTGCTGATCGAGACGATCTTTTCTCTCGATGGGCTCGGTCTGCTCGGCTTCGAGAGCGTGCTCAATCGCGACTATCCCGTGGTGTTCGGCACGCTCTACATCTATGCGCTGATCGGCCTCGTGATGAATCTGATCTCGGACCTGACCTACATGTGGATCGATCCCCGGATCGATTTCGCGGCGCGGGAGGTCTGA
- a CDS encoding ABC transporter permease: MTLTAPTPIETTTGSPLGTTAPITRKPFAPSPLNRRRWQNFKANRRGYWSFWIFILLFVVSLFAELIANDRPYLIKYDGHLYWPAFVTYSETTFGGDFETAADYRDPYLQKLIKDKGGSILWPLIRYSFDTHNLDLPTPAPSPPTWLLTEKQCQPVVEKKGLKSCRDLEYNWLGTDDQGRDVVARLIYGFRISVLFGLCLTVVSSIVGVAAGGVQGYFGGWVDLTFQRFIEIWGAIPYLYLLLIISSVLVPGFFVLLGIMLLFSWVSLVGVVRAEFLRGRNFEYIQAARALGVSNKVIMFRHLLPNAMVATMTFLPFIISSSVMTLTALDFLGFGLPPGSPSLGELLSQAKANVQAPWLGFTGFFSVAIMLSLLIFIGEAVRDAFDPRKTFK; this comes from the coding sequence ATGACGCTGACCGCCCCGACCCCGATCGAAACCACCACGGGATCGCCGCTCGGCACCACTGCGCCGATTACGCGCAAGCCGTTCGCGCCGTCGCCGCTGAACAGGCGGCGCTGGCAGAACTTCAAGGCGAACCGGCGCGGCTACTGGTCGTTCTGGATATTCATCCTCCTGTTCGTGGTGTCGCTGTTCGCCGAGTTGATCGCCAACGACCGGCCGTACCTGATCAAATACGACGGCCATCTCTACTGGCCCGCCTTCGTCACCTATTCGGAGACCACCTTCGGCGGGGATTTCGAAACCGCGGCCGACTATCGCGACCCGTATCTGCAGAAGCTGATCAAGGACAAGGGCGGCAGCATCCTTTGGCCGCTGATCCGCTATTCCTTCGACACTCACAATCTCGATCTGCCGACGCCGGCGCCCTCGCCGCCGACCTGGCTGCTGACGGAGAAGCAGTGCCAGCCCGTTGTGGAGAAGAAGGGGCTGAAAAGCTGCCGCGATCTCGAATACAACTGGCTCGGGACCGACGATCAGGGGCGCGATGTGGTCGCGCGATTGATCTACGGCTTCCGTATCTCGGTGCTGTTCGGTCTCTGCCTCACCGTCGTGTCCTCGATCGTCGGCGTCGCCGCGGGCGGAGTCCAGGGCTATTTCGGCGGCTGGGTCGATCTCACCTTCCAGCGCTTCATCGAGATCTGGGGCGCGATTCCCTATCTCTACCTGCTTCTCATCATTTCATCGGTGCTGGTCCCGGGCTTCTTCGTCCTGCTCGGCATCATGCTGCTGTTTTCCTGGGTGTCTCTCGTCGGCGTCGTCCGCGCCGAGTTCCTGCGCGGGCGCAATTTCGAGTACATCCAGGCCGCGCGCGCGCTGGGCGTGTCGAACAAGGTCATCATGTTCCGGCACCTGTTGCCGAACGCCATGGTCGCGACCATGACCTTCCTGCCGTTCATCATCTCCTCGTCGGTGATGACGCTGACGGCACTGGACTTCCTCGGTTTCGGCCTGCCGCCGGGCTCGCCTTCGCTCGGCGAGCTGCTCTCGCAGGCCAAGGCCAACGTGCAGGCGCCCTGGCTCGGCTTCACCGGCTTCTTCTCGGTCGCGATCATGCTGTCGCTGCTGATCTTCATCGGCGAAGCCGTGCGCGATGCCTTCGATCCGCGCAAGACGTTCAAGTGA
- a CDS encoding ABC transporter ATP-binding protein, with the protein MDAINQPLLAVRDLSVAFHQGGATTLAVDKVSFQIKRGECVALVGESGSGKSVSALSILKLLPYPNASHPSGSIRFKGQELIDRSEREMREIRGSDISIIFQEPMTSLNPLHTIEAQIGEIIQLHNPTSNAQARRRTLELLTQVGIPEPETRLKSYPHQLSGGQRQRVMIAMALANEPDLLIADEPTTALDVTVQAQILALLAEIRSRLGMSLLFITHDLGIVRRIADTVCVMKGGEIVEQGPVEQVFKAPKHPYTRDLLAAEPKPDPAPPQPNASVVMATNDLKVWFPIKRGLLRKTVGHIKAVDGVSVAVRKGETLGVVGESGSGKTTLGLALLRLISSNGRIVFLGKDIQGLRFKEMRPYRRDMQIVFQDPFGSLSPRLSVADIIAEGLSVHQPNLTREEREARVVKALEDVGLKPDTRYRYPHEFSGGQRQRISIARAVVLEPDFVVLDEPTSALDMLFQAQMVDLLRELQRKRDLTYMFISHDLRVVASLASHLIVMRGGKVVEEGQAAELFKNPKTDYTRALFAAAFRLETAGNGSVAT; encoded by the coding sequence ATGGACGCGATCAACCAGCCCCTGCTTGCCGTTCGCGACCTTTCGGTGGCTTTCCACCAGGGCGGCGCCACCACGCTCGCGGTCGACAAGGTCTCGTTCCAGATCAAGCGCGGCGAGTGCGTCGCGTTGGTCGGCGAGTCCGGCTCCGGCAAGTCGGTCAGCGCGCTGTCGATCCTGAAGTTGCTGCCCTATCCGAATGCCTCGCATCCCTCGGGCAGCATCCGCTTCAAGGGCCAGGAACTGATCGATCGGTCGGAGCGAGAGATGCGGGAGATCCGCGGCAGCGACATCTCCATCATCTTCCAGGAGCCGATGACCTCGCTCAATCCGCTGCACACCATCGAGGCGCAGATCGGCGAGATCATCCAGCTGCACAATCCGACCAGCAATGCGCAGGCGCGCAGGCGGACGCTGGAATTGCTGACCCAGGTCGGCATTCCCGAGCCGGAGACCCGGCTGAAGAGCTATCCGCACCAGCTCTCCGGCGGCCAGCGCCAGCGCGTGATGATCGCGATGGCGCTCGCCAACGAGCCGGACCTGCTGATCGCGGACGAGCCGACCACGGCGCTCGACGTCACCGTGCAGGCGCAGATCCTGGCGCTGCTCGCCGAGATCCGTTCGCGCCTCGGCATGAGCCTGCTCTTCATCACCCACGATCTCGGCATCGTGCGCCGCATCGCCGACACTGTCTGCGTCATGAAGGGCGGCGAGATCGTCGAGCAGGGTCCGGTCGAGCAGGTCTTCAAGGCTCCGAAGCATCCCTATACGCGCGATCTGCTGGCGGCGGAGCCCAAGCCGGATCCGGCGCCGCCGCAGCCGAATGCGTCGGTGGTGATGGCGACCAACGATCTGAAAGTGTGGTTTCCGATCAAGCGCGGCCTGCTGCGCAAGACGGTCGGTCACATCAAGGCGGTCGACGGCGTCAGCGTTGCCGTGCGCAAGGGCGAGACGCTGGGCGTCGTCGGCGAATCCGGCTCGGGCAAGACAACGCTCGGCCTGGCCTTGCTGCGCTTGATCTCCTCGAACGGGCGCATCGTGTTCCTTGGCAAAGACATCCAGGGCCTGCGCTTCAAGGAGATGCGTCCCTATCGCCGCGACATGCAGATCGTGTTCCAGGATCCGTTCGGCTCGCTCTCACCGCGCCTGTCGGTCGCCGACATCATCGCCGAAGGTCTCTCCGTGCATCAGCCGAACCTGACGCGCGAGGAACGCGAGGCGCGTGTCGTCAAGGCACTCGAGGATGTCGGGCTCAAGCCGGATACCCGCTACCGCTACCCGCACGAGTTCTCCGGCGGCCAGCGCCAGCGCATCTCGATCGCGCGCGCGGTGGTGCTGGAGCCTGACTTCGTCGTGCTGGACGAACCGACCAGTGCGCTCGACATGCTGTTCCAGGCGCAGATGGTCGATCTGTTGCGCGAGCTGCAGCGCAAGCGCGACCTCACCTACATGTTCATCTCGCACGATCTGCGCGTCGTCGCCTCGCTCGCCAGTCATCTCATCGTGATGCGCGGCGGCAAGGTGGTCGAGGAAGGCCAGGCCGCGGAGCTGTTCAAGAACCCGAAGACGGATTACACCCGTGCGCTGTTCGCGGCGGCCTTCCGCCTGGAGACGGCGGGCAACGGCTCGGTGGCGACCTGA
- a CDS encoding sterol desaturase family protein, with amino-acid sequence MAQESSRPRIGEGRIGSSLCAAIGVLSVAAVLCLRYPAFLTTPELRVHYDVELLRLTLAIAMVVGAWLGVIGIVLGGPRVPATIGLSGLFLATLLGGPYVPTPDFLQPRFYLGLDWLVLDLFFTGAAFVLLEWVFPRVRPEQGPLSPGWKLDLAYFGVNHLLIGIFLVVSTHFAHDYFAWAISPSLQAHVVALPAIVRFVLVILAADAVEYVSHRAYHEVPWLWRIHAVHHSPEHMDWLSGSRLHFFEPLATRALVLVPIVLLGFPQDTIFAYLIFISVQSVLIHSNIKMDVGWLRYVIVTPQFHHWHHASDAEAIDKNYGAHTPLFDMLGRTWHLPKDRWPVKYGTVKPIPGGMLGQFVHPFVGPVKEFLEHRNP; translated from the coding sequence ATGGCTCAAGAAAGTTCGAGGCCGCGCATCGGCGAAGGCCGCATCGGCAGTTCTCTCTGCGCCGCGATCGGCGTGCTCAGCGTCGCTGCGGTGCTATGCCTGCGCTACCCCGCTTTTCTCACGACGCCTGAGCTGCGCGTCCATTACGACGTCGAGCTGCTCCGCCTCACCCTCGCGATCGCCATGGTCGTCGGTGCCTGGCTCGGCGTCATCGGAATCGTGCTTGGTGGCCCGCGGGTGCCCGCGACGATCGGCCTCAGCGGGCTTTTCCTCGCCACGCTGCTCGGCGGGCCCTACGTGCCGACACCGGATTTTCTCCAGCCGCGCTTCTATCTCGGCCTCGACTGGCTGGTGCTCGATCTGTTCTTCACCGGCGCAGCCTTCGTGCTGCTCGAGTGGGTCTTCCCCCGGGTGCGGCCGGAGCAGGGGCCGCTCAGCCCCGGCTGGAAGCTCGATCTCGCTTATTTCGGCGTCAACCACCTGCTGATCGGCATCTTCCTGGTGGTCTCGACACATTTTGCCCATGACTATTTCGCCTGGGCGATCAGCCCGTCACTGCAGGCGCATGTCGTGGCCCTGCCGGCGATCGTCCGCTTCGTGCTGGTGATCCTGGCGGCCGATGCAGTCGAATACGTCTCCCACCGCGCCTACCACGAGGTGCCGTGGTTGTGGCGAATCCATGCGGTCCATCATTCGCCCGAACACATGGACTGGCTCTCGGGATCGCGCCTCCATTTCTTCGAGCCATTGGCGACGCGCGCCCTGGTGCTGGTGCCGATCGTCCTGCTCGGCTTCCCGCAGGACACGATCTTCGCCTATCTCATTTTCATCTCTGTGCAATCGGTGCTGATCCATTCAAACATCAAGATGGATGTCGGCTGGCTGCGCTACGTGATCGTGACGCCGCAATTCCATCACTGGCACCACGCATCGGACGCCGAGGCCATCGACAAGAACTACGGGGCACACACGCCGCTGTTCGATATGCTGGGCAGAACCTGGCATCTGCCCAAAGACCGCTGGCCGGTCAAATACGGTACGGTGAAGCCGATCCCCGGCGGCATGCTCGGCCAGTTCGTGCACCCCTTCGTCGGGCCGGTGAAGGAATTCCTCGAACATCGCAACCCATGA
- a CDS encoding cytochrome c — MKRIGLKTALLAMLACIGPAMAWDGANVRNCTWCHGTSAQGYTVAPRLAGQRPAYLESQMRSFRDHSRDNPFSRQYMWGAVAALDSRDARDLAAYFATIPPRPANDGDANLMAKGKAIYMDGIPEANIASCYACHGPNAEGVREIPRLGGLAYFYVKARLEQWGQGYHSGMGTPMPIVARSLGPNEIEALASYLSFVR, encoded by the coding sequence ATGAAGCGCATCGGACTGAAGACAGCGCTGCTCGCAATGCTGGCCTGCATCGGCCCCGCGATGGCGTGGGACGGGGCCAACGTCCGCAACTGCACCTGGTGTCACGGGACGTCGGCGCAAGGATACACGGTGGCACCAAGACTGGCCGGGCAGCGGCCGGCCTATCTCGAAAGCCAGATGCGGAGCTTTCGCGACCACAGCCGGGACAATCCCTTCTCGAGACAATACATGTGGGGCGCCGTCGCCGCACTCGATTCCCGCGATGCGCGCGATCTCGCGGCCTACTTCGCAACCATTCCGCCAAGGCCCGCCAATGACGGCGACGCCAATCTGATGGCGAAGGGCAAGGCCATCTATATGGACGGCATTCCCGAAGCCAACATCGCGTCCTGTTATGCCTGTCACGGCCCGAACGCCGAGGGCGTGCGTGAGATTCCCCGTCTCGGCGGCCTTGCCTATTTCTACGTCAAGGCGCGGCTCGAGCAGTGGGGCCAGGGTTATCATTCGGGCATGGGAACGCCGATGCCCATCGTTGCGCGCTCGCTCGGCCCGAACGAGATCGAAGCACTGGCATCGTATCTCAGCTTCGTCAGATAG
- a CDS encoding c-type cytochrome: MRRVGRLHAVLCAMALTVVCSVTSHAQERGGFEAKIVYCKTCHGLSAQGYRGWFPMPRLAGQQPQYLENQLRAFIERRRTNPVMANVAHVLSPGMIEALATHLKNLDPKPIGGAPRGSSATGKRIYEEGLPESNVPACAACHGSDGKGQNEIPRLAGQLYEYTVGQLTGWAKERGQGSAVDTSAIMAPTAHNLSRSQVEAVAAYVSYMQ; the protein is encoded by the coding sequence TTGCGGCGCGTTGGTCGCTTGCATGCGGTGCTGTGCGCCATGGCCCTGACCGTGGTCTGCTCCGTCACATCTCACGCGCAGGAAAGGGGTGGCTTCGAGGCCAAGATCGTATATTGCAAGACTTGCCACGGATTGTCGGCGCAAGGCTATCGCGGCTGGTTTCCGATGCCGCGGCTGGCGGGACAGCAGCCGCAATATCTCGAGAACCAGCTTCGCGCCTTCATCGAGCGCCGGCGCACCAATCCCGTCATGGCCAATGTCGCTCACGTGCTGAGCCCTGGGATGATCGAGGCGCTTGCGACGCATCTGAAGAATCTCGATCCCAAGCCGATCGGCGGCGCGCCGAGGGGATCGTCGGCGACCGGCAAGCGCATCTACGAGGAAGGCCTTCCCGAATCGAACGTGCCGGCATGCGCCGCCTGCCATGGCAGCGACGGCAAGGGGCAGAACGAGATTCCGCGGCTGGCCGGCCAACTTTACGAATACACCGTGGGTCAGCTCACCGGTTGGGCGAAGGAGCGCGGTCAGGGATCGGCGGTCGATACCTCCGCGATCATGGCACCGACGGCGCACAATCTGTCGCGATCGCAGGTCGAGGCCGTGGCTGCCTATGTGAGCTACATGCAATGA
- a CDS encoding outer membrane protein produces MKKLLAAHLAAFAVALAGSASAADLAVKAPLPVAAPFNWTGCYIGIHVGAGFAKKDITDPVQLVQDSFNGLGSTVGVTTVSPSPRGAVIGGQGGCDYQFASSSVVIGIQGDAAGATLRSNRSVALPLGNPGETAIVDAKTEFLTSVTGRIGYAFDNVLLYGKAGAAMAGDKYEVSGTFTGLPFDFRGLEDRWGWTAGAGVDWAFDRHWSANLEYDYYGFGTRTSTFADQANVFQGPVSVRQSIQVVKVGVNFHMWAGQ; encoded by the coding sequence ATGAAGAAACTGCTTGCCGCTCATCTCGCAGCCTTCGCAGTCGCGCTGGCAGGATCGGCGTCTGCCGCCGATCTGGCCGTGAAGGCTCCGCTTCCAGTCGCGGCGCCCTTCAACTGGACGGGCTGCTATATCGGCATCCATGTTGGCGCGGGCTTTGCGAAGAAGGACATCACTGATCCCGTGCAGCTCGTGCAGGATTCTTTCAATGGTCTCGGCTCCACGGTTGGTGTCACCACGGTCAGCCCCTCGCCGCGTGGTGCCGTCATTGGCGGCCAGGGCGGCTGCGACTATCAGTTTGCTTCCTCTTCGGTCGTCATCGGCATTCAGGGCGATGCAGCCGGTGCAACGCTGCGGAGCAACAGGTCTGTCGCCCTCCCGCTCGGTAATCCCGGCGAGACCGCGATTGTGGACGCGAAAACCGAGTTTCTTACCAGCGTGACCGGCCGCATCGGCTATGCGTTCGATAATGTCCTGCTCTATGGCAAGGCCGGCGCGGCGATGGCCGGTGACAAATACGAGGTCAGCGGCACGTTCACCGGCCTGCCGTTCGATTTCAGGGGGCTGGAGGACCGCTGGGGCTGGACCGCCGGCGCGGGCGTCGACTGGGCCTTCGACCGTCACTGGTCGGCCAATCTCGAATACGACTACTACGGGTTCGGCACCCGGACCTCGACCTTCGCCGATCAAGCCAACGTCTTCCAGGGGCCGGTGAGCGTCAGGCAGTCGATCCAGGTCGTGAAGGTCGGGGTGAACTTCCACATGTGGGCGGGTCAATAG
- a CDS encoding cytochrome C: MLGYTAGGGQFRTTPFSSEGGRAARAELDKLRGYVKALPQESQADADRKEWVPPISFMAIEGYTRTQGPTIPDPTEPFRTNDNIVASPVSVFWGGAITDHIGAFAQYTYAGATPLSSFSGTPADQFIHSWGWDNTDVRYANTASVGPFDFVFGVTANNNPTVQDLWNTTPAWGFPYAASTLAAGPPGTTLEGTFAAHVGGVGLYTMINDLLYLEVTGYKSIGFHALNALGANPFDTPGQLGGVAPYWRAAIEPHWGRHTLMVGTFGGFFDVHPWFDTTFASGSTAVLPVSDKFTDVGFDAQYQYQGDDYWLTLRGSYIREFQRLDASFAALGIASNPTNQLNSMKLQASLALGADNRVVLTGQYFNVWGTSDLLLFGPDPVTGQALTPDTNGWTAEIAYIPFGASKMIGWPWFNARIGLQYTFYNKFNGTTVGAHDNNTLFLHAWFAL; this comes from the coding sequence TTGCTCGGCTACACCGCCGGTGGCGGCCAGTTTCGCACTACACCATTCTCGTCCGAGGGAGGGCGCGCGGCTCGCGCCGAACTCGACAAGCTCCGCGGCTACGTGAAGGCGTTGCCGCAGGAATCGCAGGCCGATGCTGACCGCAAGGAGTGGGTGCCGCCGATCTCGTTCATGGCGATCGAAGGGTACACGCGCACCCAGGGACCGACCATTCCGGATCCAACGGAGCCGTTCAGGACAAATGACAATATCGTGGCCTCTCCCGTCAGCGTGTTCTGGGGCGGCGCGATCACGGATCACATCGGCGCGTTCGCCCAGTACACATATGCCGGTGCGACCCCGCTGTCGTCGTTCTCAGGCACGCCGGCGGACCAGTTCATCCACAGCTGGGGATGGGACAATACCGACGTCCGCTATGCCAACACGGCGAGCGTTGGGCCATTCGATTTCGTCTTCGGCGTGACCGCCAACAACAATCCGACCGTTCAGGATTTGTGGAACACCACACCAGCCTGGGGATTCCCCTACGCAGCATCGACGCTGGCCGCAGGCCCCCCCGGCACGACGCTTGAGGGCACCTTTGCGGCGCATGTCGGCGGTGTCGGCCTCTATACGATGATCAACGACCTGCTCTACCTGGAAGTCACCGGATACAAGTCGATCGGCTTCCACGCGCTGAATGCGCTCGGAGCGAATCCGTTCGATACTCCGGGTCAGCTCGGCGGCGTGGCACCCTATTGGCGGGCGGCGATCGAGCCGCATTGGGGACGGCACACGCTGATGGTCGGCACGTTCGGAGGGTTCTTCGACGTGCATCCGTGGTTCGACACGACGTTCGCATCGGGTTCGACTGCGGTGTTGCCGGTATCGGACAAATTCACGGACGTCGGCTTCGACGCGCAATATCAATATCAGGGCGACGATTATTGGCTGACCCTGCGTGGCAGCTACATCCGCGAGTTCCAGCGCCTCGATGCGAGCTTCGCTGCTCTCGGCATTGCGTCCAATCCGACCAATCAGCTCAACAGCATGAAGCTGCAGGCCTCGCTGGCGCTGGGTGCCGACAACCGTGTCGTTCTCACCGGGCAGTATTTCAACGTCTGGGGCACGTCCGACTTGCTTCTCTTTGGGCCCGACCCCGTCACCGGCCAGGCATTGACCCCCGACACCAACGGCTGGACGGCCGAGATCGCCTACATCCCGTTCGGGGCCAGCAAGATGATCGGTTGGCCATGGTTCAACGCCCGCATCGGACTGCAATACACCTTCTACAACAAGTTCAACGGCACCACGGTCGGCGCCCATGACAACAACACCCTGTTCCTGCACGCATGGTTCGCCCTGTAG
- a CDS encoding c-type cytochrome: MNLQSFVRMAATIVVTSMSTIAQAQDKGAQIPAHDLRAKTDYCKTCHGIDAQGFRGSYPMPRLAGQQPEYIENQLKAFVEHRRSNPVMFNVAHVLSPAMLAALTTEFKNLNPKPLGGAPKADAAEGKKIYEEGVPDANVPPCASCHGPEAKGDGQFPRLASQLYDYVIRKLTNWDKERGQDKANPDSSAIMQPIAHELTPAQIKSVAAYVSRLE; encoded by the coding sequence ATGAATCTGCAATCATTTGTGCGGATGGCGGCCACGATCGTCGTCACCTCGATGTCGACGATCGCGCAGGCGCAAGATAAAGGCGCGCAAATACCGGCGCACGACCTCAGGGCAAAGACGGACTATTGCAAGACTTGCCATGGCATCGACGCGCAAGGTTTTCGCGGATCGTACCCAATGCCGCGACTGGCGGGGCAGCAGCCGGAATACATCGAAAATCAATTGAAGGCCTTCGTCGAGCACCGTCGCAGCAACCCCGTGATGTTCAACGTGGCCCATGTACTCAGCCCGGCGATGCTGGCGGCGCTGACCACGGAATTCAAAAACCTGAATCCAAAGCCGCTGGGCGGGGCACCGAAGGCGGATGCTGCCGAAGGGAAGAAGATTTACGAGGAGGGCGTTCCGGACGCCAATGTGCCGCCCTGCGCATCCTGTCATGGCCCCGAAGCCAAGGGCGATGGGCAGTTTCCCCGCCTCGCGAGCCAGCTCTACGACTACGTGATCAGAAAGCTGACGAACTGGGACAAGGAGCGTGGGCAAGACAAGGCCAATCCCGACAGTTCAGCGATCATGCAGCCGATTGCTCACGAGTTGACGCCGGCGCAGATCAAATCTGTGGCGGCCTATGTCAGCCGACTAGAGTAG
- a CDS encoding C40 family peptidase, translated as MHDIRLTPARGDLAAKYLEGKVQAERFVTGEEFEVIAPIAPVREQPSSNAMLMTEALRGERVTVYDRNGEGWVWGQLGSDGYVGWLPESALMKPVVAPTHKVSALRTLAFPGPSIKLPPTDTLVLGSKLAIVREDGMFVVTREGTFVPKTHLSPLDHCEPDFVAVAERFVGTPYLWGGKSSLGIDCSGLVQVSLTSSGTGCPRDSDMQQAGLGRALDPHERSSLLRGDLIFWKGHVAIVRDASTMVHANAHHMATVIEPIEPAIARIKQAGSEVVAIKRL; from the coding sequence ATGCATGATATCAGGCTGACACCGGCGCGCGGCGATCTCGCCGCGAAATATCTCGAAGGCAAGGTGCAGGCCGAACGCTTCGTCACCGGCGAGGAGTTCGAGGTGATCGCCCCCATCGCACCGGTCCGCGAGCAGCCGTCATCGAACGCGATGCTGATGACGGAAGCGCTGCGCGGCGAGCGCGTGACGGTTTACGACCGCAACGGCGAGGGCTGGGTCTGGGGCCAGCTTGGCTCCGACGGCTATGTCGGCTGGCTGCCGGAGTCGGCGCTGATGAAGCCTGTGGTCGCGCCCACCCACAAGGTCAGCGCGCTGCGGACGCTTGCCTTCCCCGGCCCCTCGATCAAGCTGCCGCCAACCGACACGCTCGTGCTGGGATCGAAGCTCGCGATCGTGCGCGAAGATGGCATGTTCGTCGTCACGCGCGAGGGCACGTTCGTGCCGAAGACCCATCTTTCGCCGCTCGATCATTGCGAACCTGATTTCGTCGCGGTCGCCGAGCGTTTTGTAGGCACGCCCTATCTCTGGGGCGGCAAGAGCAGCCTCGGCATCGATTGCTCCGGCCTTGTCCAGGTCTCGCTGACATCATCAGGCACCGGCTGCCCGCGCGACAGCGATATGCAGCAGGCCGGCCTCGGCCGCGCGCTGGATCCGCATGAGCGGAGCAGCTTGCTGCGCGGCGATCTGATCTTCTGGAAGGGCCACGTCGCGATCGTGCGCGATGCCAGCACCATGGTTCATGCCAACGCGCATCACATGGCGACGGTGATCGAGCCAATCGAGCCGGCCATTGCGCGGATCAAGCAGGCGGGCAGCGAGGTTGTCGCCATCAAGCGGCTATAA